One genomic segment of Hymenobacter psoromatis includes these proteins:
- a CDS encoding O-methyltransferase has product MHQLLAYFRHQLLRAGTAHGLHSPFVFGLYTTVIRHTGEFSAYPRVEQRRQALLASDQVLEVTDFGAGSQVAGAGGRRRAVRAIARHAAKAPRLAQLLFRLVNHFQPANILELGTSLGLTTAYLALADSRSQVLTFEGCPNTATVARETFAELGIQNVRLIEGNLDQTLPATLASLPAPLDFAFFDGNHRYEPTLRYFEQCLANAHEGSVFVLDDIHWSAEMERAWAAIKAHPAVTVTVDLFYVGLVFFRKQPKQDFWLRY; this is encoded by the coding sequence TTGCATCAATTACTAGCTTACTTCCGCCACCAGTTGTTGCGGGCGGGCACGGCCCACGGATTGCACTCACCGTTTGTGTTTGGGCTTTATACTACTGTCATTCGTCACACGGGGGAATTCAGCGCCTACCCCCGCGTGGAGCAGCGCCGCCAGGCGCTGCTGGCCAGCGACCAAGTGCTGGAAGTCACCGACTTTGGGGCGGGCTCGCAGGTGGCCGGGGCGGGCGGACGGCGGCGGGCCGTGCGCGCCATTGCGCGCCACGCGGCTAAGGCACCGCGCCTGGCGCAGCTACTATTTCGGCTCGTCAATCACTTTCAGCCGGCTAACATCCTGGAGCTGGGTACCTCGCTGGGCCTCACCACCGCCTACCTGGCGCTGGCCGACTCGCGGAGCCAGGTGCTCACCTTTGAGGGCTGCCCCAACACGGCCACCGTGGCCCGCGAAACCTTCGCCGAACTAGGCATCCAGAACGTGCGCCTCATTGAAGGCAACCTCGACCAGACGCTACCCGCTACCCTGGCCTCACTACCCGCCCCGCTCGATTTCGCGTTCTTTGATGGCAACCACCGCTACGAGCCTACCCTGCGCTACTTCGAGCAGTGCTTGGCTAATGCGCACGAAGGCAGCGTGTTCGTGCTGGATGATATTCACTGGTCGGCCGAGATGGAGCGGGCCTGGGCGGCCATAAAAGCCCACCCGGCCGTGACCGTGACCGTGGATTTATTCTACGTCGGGCTGGTTTTTTTTAGAAAGCAGCCAAAGCAGGATTTCTGGCTGCGGTACTGA
- a CDS encoding glycoside hydrolase family 3 N-terminal domain-containing protein — translation MLAKKYLWLLLLAAPLLAPAQRRPAGRPALRRAAPTPRKTANVGQSPAFLRYLHSSWVDSLMRVLTPRQRVAQLFMVAAYSNKPAIYQDSISALIRDYGIGGMIFFQGGPVRQARLLNRFQGESRVPLLVAMDGEWGAGMRLDSVPRFPFQMSLGAVPRADSGLIYDMGREVARQFRRLGMQVNFAPVVDVNNNPANPVIGFRSWGENPAEVARLSRLYMRGMQDAGILAVAKHFPGHGDVSADSHLALPLVSASRARLDSLELPPFKNMIANGIGGMMVAHLDVPALDTARGPSTLSKTIVTGLLRQQLGFRGVVFTDAMNMKGVIAKTPTGEAEVRALLAGNDVLEFSKNVPVALAAVLAAVDSGRIAQARIDASCRRVLALKQWAGLREYQPIKEHNLIADLDPPHARYLSHRLMAHSLTLLRNQGNILPLQRLDTLRLATLVLGGEPADTTDFQRAVADYDAQAGHFHLPTAPTLDELMDIRARLFGYDVVLVVLQNLGRLPATNFNISPEANLLLRELTKPGQRVILSIFGSAYAAAKVRDLDRTSAVVMAYQDSPDAQTLAAQLIFGGVGAVGKLPVSVANELPAGFGLMTQPGLRLAYAHPEDANMDNRLEARVDSIMAQALAARATPGGQVLIARRGVVVLRKSYGVQAFTSSPSALSLREKGLEVGILNGRAVQNTNLYDLASLTKVLAATPALLRLQAQGKFSPDSTLGQLFPFLRKTNKAGLPMRAVLAHQAGLPAGLPFWKAFAKPDSSLRRAWFRADSSARFPLPVARGLWGSRRLPGCLYRQIGAAPLLAQPGYVDSDLSFYLYPELVLRRTGQSFARFLEQEVYRPLGSGLRFRPLHTASAGRIAPTEYDSLLRRQLLRGYVDDEGAALLGGVSGHAGLFGSSNDVAQLAQTYAWGGRYGGQQLFDKNILADWVRPQLPGNPRGLALDRARPGAENTAPGASAGSFGHSGFTGTYFWVDPEKELVVVVLTNRVNPSWRNQKLSELRVRTQIQQAALEALR, via the coding sequence TTGCTTGCTAAAAAATACTTGTGGCTGCTGTTGCTGGCGGCCCCGCTGCTGGCTCCGGCGCAGCGCCGCCCGGCTGGTCGGCCGGCACTGCGCCGGGCGGCCCCTACCCCCCGTAAAACTGCCAATGTGGGCCAGTCGCCCGCCTTTTTACGCTACTTGCACTCAAGCTGGGTGGATAGCCTGATGCGCGTGCTCACGCCCCGGCAGCGGGTAGCGCAGCTGTTTATGGTAGCCGCGTATTCCAACAAGCCCGCCATTTACCAAGACTCGATTTCGGCGCTTATCCGCGATTACGGCATTGGAGGAATGATATTTTTCCAGGGCGGGCCGGTGCGGCAGGCGCGGCTGCTGAACCGCTTTCAGGGCGAAAGCCGGGTGCCGCTGCTGGTGGCGATGGACGGCGAGTGGGGTGCGGGCATGCGCCTCGACAGCGTGCCGCGCTTTCCGTTTCAGATGAGCCTGGGCGCGGTACCGCGGGCCGATTCGGGGCTGATTTACGACATGGGCCGCGAGGTGGCGCGGCAGTTTCGGCGGCTGGGCATGCAGGTCAATTTTGCGCCGGTGGTGGACGTGAATAACAACCCTGCCAACCCGGTTATCGGCTTCCGCTCGTGGGGCGAAAACCCGGCCGAAGTAGCGCGCCTGAGCCGCCTCTACATGCGCGGGATGCAGGACGCGGGCATTCTGGCCGTAGCCAAGCACTTTCCCGGCCACGGCGACGTGTCGGCCGATTCGCACCTGGCCCTGCCGCTGGTGAGCGCCAGCCGCGCTCGGCTCGACTCGCTGGAGCTGCCGCCCTTTAAAAACATGATTGCCAATGGCATCGGGGGCATGATGGTGGCGCACCTCGACGTGCCCGCCCTGGACACGGCGCGCGGGCCGAGCACGCTGTCTAAAACTATTGTGACGGGCTTATTGCGTCAGCAGCTGGGTTTTCGGGGGGTAGTGTTCACTGATGCCATGAACATGAAGGGCGTGATTGCCAAAACGCCCACCGGCGAGGCCGAGGTGCGCGCCTTGCTGGCCGGCAATGACGTGCTGGAATTCAGCAAGAACGTGCCCGTGGCCCTGGCCGCCGTGCTGGCCGCCGTGGACAGCGGCCGCATCGCGCAGGCGCGCATTGACGCGAGCTGCCGCCGCGTGCTGGCCCTCAAGCAGTGGGCTGGCTTGCGGGAGTATCAGCCCATAAAAGAGCACAATTTAATTGCCGACCTCGACCCGCCGCACGCCCGCTACCTCAGCCACCGGCTGATGGCGCACAGCCTCACGCTGCTGCGCAACCAGGGAAATATTCTGCCCTTGCAGCGCCTCGATACCTTGCGGCTGGCCACGCTAGTGCTGGGCGGCGAGCCGGCCGATACCACTGATTTTCAGCGCGCCGTGGCCGACTACGACGCGCAGGCCGGCCACTTTCACCTGCCCACCGCGCCTACCCTCGACGAGCTGATGGATATCCGCGCCCGGCTCTTTGGCTACGACGTGGTGCTGGTGGTGCTGCAAAACCTGGGCCGCCTGCCGGCCACCAATTTCAATATCTCGCCCGAAGCCAACCTGCTGCTGCGCGAGCTGACCAAGCCCGGCCAGCGGGTGATTCTCAGCATCTTCGGCTCGGCCTACGCGGCGGCCAAGGTGCGCGACCTTGACCGGACCAGCGCCGTAGTGATGGCCTACCAGGACAGCCCCGACGCGCAGACGCTGGCGGCGCAGCTCATTTTTGGAGGGGTAGGGGCCGTTGGGAAGTTACCGGTGTCGGTGGCGAATGAGCTGCCCGCCGGCTTTGGCCTGATGACCCAGCCCGGCCTGCGCCTGGCCTACGCCCACCCCGAGGACGCGAATATGGATAACCGCCTGGAGGCGCGGGTAGATAGTATTATGGCCCAGGCGCTGGCCGCCCGCGCCACGCCGGGCGGGCAGGTCCTCATCGCCCGGCGGGGGGTAGTAGTGTTGCGCAAAAGCTACGGCGTGCAGGCTTTCACTTCATCTCCTAGTGCCCTTTCTCTTCGGGAGAAGGGGCTAGAGGTTGGTATTCTGAACGGGCGCGCCGTTCAGAATACCAACCTCTACGACCTTGCTTCGCTCACGAAGGTGCTGGCAGCCACGCCTGCCCTGCTCAGGCTGCAAGCACAAGGCAAATTCAGCCCCGACAGCACGCTGGGCCAGTTGTTTCCATTTTTGAGAAAAACCAACAAGGCGGGCCTGCCGATGCGTGCCGTGCTGGCGCACCAAGCCGGCCTGCCCGCCGGGCTGCCGTTCTGGAAAGCCTTTGCCAAGCCCGATAGCAGCCTGCGGCGCGCCTGGTTTCGGGCCGATTCGTCGGCGCGGTTTCCGCTGCCGGTGGCGCGGGGGCTGTGGGGTAGCCGCCGGCTGCCCGGTTGCCTCTACCGGCAAATCGGGGCCGCGCCGCTGCTCGCTCAGCCCGGCTACGTGGATTCTGACTTGTCGTTTTACCTCTATCCCGAATTGGTGCTTCGGCGCACGGGGCAATCATTCGCGCGGTTTTTGGAGCAGGAGGTGTACCGGCCGCTGGGCTCGGGGCTGCGCTTCCGGCCGCTGCACACCGCTTCGGCGGGCCGCATTGCGCCCACCGAGTACGACTCGCTGCTTCGGCGGCAGCTGCTGCGCGGCTACGTAGATGACGAGGGCGCGGCGCTGCTGGGCGGCGTGTCGGGCCACGCGGGCTTGTTTGGCTCCAGCAACGATGTGGCGCAACTGGCCCAAACCTACGCCTGGGGCGGGCGCTACGGCGGCCAACAGCTGTTTGATAAAAATATTCTGGCCGACTGGGTGCGCCCGCAGCTGCCCGGCAACCCCCGTGGGCTGGCCCTCGACCGTGCCCGTCCGGGGGCGGAAAACACCGCGCCCGGCGCGTCGGCCGGCAGCTTTGGGCACTCGGGCTTCACGGGTACATACTTCTGGGTAGACCCCGAAAAGGAGCTGGTCGTGGTGGTGCTGACCAACCGCGTGAACCCCTCGTGGCGCAACCAAAAGTTAAGTGAGCTGCGCGTGCGAACCCAGATTCAGCAGGCGGCGCTGGAGGCACTGCGGTAG
- a CDS encoding uracil-DNA glycosylase — MVKIAESWQPVLAAEFEKPYFQKLTAWVRGEYATTTVYPLGSQIFHAFDACPFEEVKVVILGQDPYHGKNQAHGLAFSVNEGVRTPPSLQNIFKELLDDIPGTPLPPNGNLDRWAQQGVLLLNATLTVRAATPGSHQKKGWEEFTDAVIQRVSAGRPHVVFILWGAYAQKKSELIDASKHLILKAAHPSPYSADRGFFGSKPFSQANAWLEKHSEPPIAW, encoded by the coding sequence ATGGTTAAAATCGCTGAAAGCTGGCAGCCGGTGCTCGCCGCCGAATTTGAAAAACCCTATTTCCAGAAGCTTACGGCCTGGGTGCGCGGCGAGTACGCCACCACCACCGTGTACCCCCTGGGCTCGCAGATTTTTCATGCCTTCGACGCCTGTCCGTTTGAGGAAGTAAAAGTGGTGATTTTGGGACAGGACCCCTACCACGGCAAAAACCAGGCCCACGGCTTGGCTTTTTCGGTGAACGAGGGCGTACGCACGCCACCTTCTCTACAAAATATTTTCAAAGAATTGCTGGACGATATTCCCGGCACGCCCCTACCCCCCAACGGCAACCTCGACCGCTGGGCCCAGCAGGGCGTTTTATTGCTCAACGCTACGCTCACCGTGCGGGCCGCCACGCCCGGCTCGCACCAGAAGAAAGGCTGGGAAGAATTTACGGATGCCGTCATTCAGCGGGTGTCGGCGGGCCGGCCGCACGTGGTTTTTATTCTCTGGGGAGCCTACGCGCAAAAGAAATCGGAGCTGATTGACGCCAGCAAGCACTTGATTCTGAAGGCCGCACACCCTTCGCCCTATTCCGCCGACCGCGGCTTCTTCGGCTCCAAGCCTTTTAGCCAGGCCAACGCCTGGCTGGAGAAGCACAGCGAGCCGCCTATTGCGTGGTAA
- a CDS encoding 3-(methylthio)propionyl-CoA ligase, with product MLGLMMQTPLRIAGLIEHAAKWHGTTEIVSRLPEGGPLHRYTYAAAHQRAKQLANALTKLGITNGDRVGTLAWNTHRHFELYYGISGLGAVCHTINPRLFLEQLVYIINHAQDRLLFFDLTFLPLVEKLAPHCPTVEQWVLMAGSEHLPAGLALPGLASYESLLAAESADFDWPTFDENTASSLCYTSGTTDEPKGVLYSHRSTLLHSYAASLPDCFNCGARDVILPVVPMFHVNAWGVPYLAPLNGCKLVLPGPALDAASLYELFESEGVTFSAGVPTIWFGLLNYMREGQRKFSTLRKMIVGGASCPPALLRAFDEELGVEIRHAWGMSETSPLGTISTLKASQLTLPEEAQFFLKIKQGRVIFGIDMEIVDGAGQPLPHDGVAFGDLLVRGPFVASDYFGAVPGQLTADGWFRTGDVATIDSEGFMNITDRSKDVIKSGGEWISSIDLENLAIAHPGIAEAAVIGVPHPKWSERPLLIAVRKPGPEVTAAELLAFLDGKIAPWWRPDAVEFVDSLPHTATGKLLKTQLRKDFAGYELK from the coding sequence ATGCTCGGACTTATGATGCAAACGCCCCTGCGCATCGCGGGGCTCATCGAACACGCTGCCAAGTGGCACGGTACCACCGAAATTGTGTCGCGCCTGCCCGAAGGTGGCCCGCTGCACCGCTACACCTACGCCGCCGCCCACCAGCGCGCCAAGCAGCTAGCCAACGCGCTGACTAAGTTGGGAATAACGAATGGCGACCGGGTGGGCACCCTGGCCTGGAATACCCACCGGCACTTTGAGCTGTACTACGGCATCTCGGGCCTCGGGGCGGTGTGCCACACCATCAACCCGCGGCTGTTTCTGGAGCAACTGGTATATATTATCAACCACGCGCAGGACCGGCTGCTGTTCTTCGACCTCACCTTCCTACCCCTCGTTGAGAAGCTGGCCCCGCACTGCCCCACGGTGGAGCAGTGGGTGCTTATGGCCGGCTCCGAGCACTTGCCCGCCGGCTTGGCCCTACCCGGCCTGGCCAGCTACGAAAGCCTGCTGGCCGCCGAAAGCGCTGATTTTGACTGGCCTACGTTCGATGAAAACACGGCCTCGTCGCTCTGCTACACCTCCGGTACCACCGACGAGCCCAAGGGCGTACTCTACTCGCACCGCTCCACGTTGCTGCACAGCTACGCCGCCTCGCTGCCCGACTGCTTCAACTGCGGCGCGCGCGATGTGATTCTGCCCGTCGTGCCCATGTTTCACGTCAATGCCTGGGGCGTGCCCTACCTGGCCCCGCTCAACGGCTGCAAGCTGGTGCTGCCCGGCCCCGCCCTGGATGCGGCCAGCCTCTACGAATTGTTTGAGAGCGAAGGCGTTACGTTCTCGGCCGGCGTGCCCACTATCTGGTTTGGCCTGCTAAACTATATGCGCGAAGGCCAACGCAAATTTTCCACCTTGCGCAAGATGATAGTAGGCGGCGCCTCGTGCCCGCCGGCCTTGCTGCGGGCGTTCGATGAGGAGCTGGGGGTAGAGATTCGCCACGCCTGGGGCATGAGCGAAACCTCGCCGCTCGGAACCATCAGTACTCTCAAAGCCAGTCAGCTGACTTTGCCCGAGGAGGCGCAGTTCTTCCTGAAAATCAAGCAGGGCCGGGTTATTTTCGGCATTGATATGGAAATCGTGGATGGGGCCGGCCAGCCCTTGCCCCACGACGGCGTGGCTTTTGGCGACCTATTGGTGCGCGGGCCATTTGTGGCGAGCGACTACTTTGGCGCGGTGCCCGGCCAGCTCACGGCCGACGGCTGGTTTCGGACCGGCGACGTGGCGACCATTGACAGCGAGGGCTTTATGAACATTACCGACCGCTCGAAGGACGTGATAAAATCGGGCGGCGAGTGGATTTCGAGCATCGACCTCGAAAACCTGGCCATCGCCCACCCCGGCATCGCCGAGGCCGCCGTTATCGGGGTGCCGCACCCCAAGTGGAGCGAGCGCCCGCTGCTCATCGCCGTGCGCAAGCCCGGCCCCGAGGTGACGGCCGCCGAGCTGCTGGCCTTTCTGGACGGTAAAATCGCCCCCTGGTGGCGGCCCGACGCCGTAGAGTTTGTGGATTCCCTACCCCACACGGCTACCGGCAAGCTGCTCAAGACGCAATTGCGCAAGGATTTTGCGGGGTATGAGCTGAAGTAG
- a CDS encoding adenine nucleotide alpha hydrolase, producing the protein MPTQALLSWSGGKDSALALHYARRDPRFCVAHLLTSVNAHYGRVSMHGVRVALLEAQAARIGLPLTQIRLPEALSMAEYDAAQQATFAGLRAQGVATAFYGDIFLEDLRAYREQQLVRAGLRGEFPLWQRPGAELLRELLDLGFRAIIVCVNERWLDASFCGRLLDADFLRDLPPGVDPCGENGEYHSFVFDAPYFSAPIPFEKGELVRRPYPTPAGSPLAGAAFWYQDLLSIE; encoded by the coding sequence ATGCCTACTCAAGCATTGCTGAGCTGGAGCGGCGGCAAAGACTCGGCGCTGGCCTTGCACTACGCCCGGCGCGACCCGCGCTTCTGCGTGGCGCACCTGCTCACGAGCGTGAATGCCCATTACGGGCGCGTGTCGATGCACGGCGTGCGGGTGGCGCTGCTCGAAGCGCAGGCGGCGCGCATTGGTCTACCCCTCACGCAGATACGCCTGCCCGAAGCGCTCTCGATGGCGGAGTACGACGCGGCGCAGCAGGCCACGTTCGCGGGCCTGCGGGCGCAAGGCGTGGCGACGGCTTTTTACGGCGATATTTTTCTGGAAGACCTGCGGGCCTACCGCGAACAGCAGTTGGTGCGGGCGGGGCTGCGCGGCGAGTTCCCGCTGTGGCAGCGGCCGGGCGCGGAGCTGCTGCGCGAGTTGCTGGACCTGGGCTTTCGGGCCATCATCGTGTGCGTGAACGAGCGCTGGCTCGACGCCAGCTTTTGCGGGCGGCTGCTCGATGCTGATTTTCTGCGCGACCTGCCGCCCGGCGTGGACCCCTGCGGCGAAAACGGCGAGTACCACAGCTTTGTGTTTGACGCGCCGTATTTCAGCGCGCCCATTCCGTTTGAGAAGGGTGAGCTGGTGCGCCGCCCCTACCCCACGCCCGCCGGTAGCCCATTGGCCGGGGCCGCTTTCTGGTACCAGGACCTGCTGTCAATAGAGTAG
- a CDS encoding TPMT family class I SAM-dependent methyltransferase — protein sequence MQTVFPPFDAAYWQARYATPGRAGWDAGRPTPPLRTYFDQLLVSQQPRILIPGAGRAYEAEYLHRLGFRHVVVADLAPEPLAALATRVPDFPPENLWLVNFFALPPAPPFDLLIEQTFFCALAPGLRPAYARQCAALLRPGGKLVGLLFDTEFAGATEPPFGGTRAEYRTYFEPYFEFVYFDTAHNSLPARAGRELFICLQKQ from the coding sequence GTGCAAACGGTTTTTCCGCCCTTCGATGCGGCCTATTGGCAGGCTCGCTACGCCACCCCCGGCCGCGCCGGCTGGGATGCCGGCCGCCCTACCCCGCCCCTGCGCACCTACTTCGACCAACTGCTTGTCAGTCAGCAGCCGCGCATCCTGATTCCGGGGGCCGGCCGCGCCTACGAGGCCGAGTACCTGCACCGCCTAGGCTTCCGCCACGTGGTAGTAGCCGACCTAGCTCCCGAGCCGCTGGCCGCACTGGCCACCCGCGTGCCCGATTTTCCCCCGGAAAACCTTTGGCTGGTCAATTTTTTTGCCCTACCCCCTGCCCCGCCGTTTGACCTGCTCATTGAGCAGACGTTCTTCTGCGCCCTCGCCCCCGGCCTGCGGCCCGCCTACGCCCGGCAGTGCGCCGCGCTGCTGCGCCCCGGCGGCAAGCTGGTCGGCCTGCTCTTCGATACCGAGTTTGCCGGGGCCACCGAGCCGCCCTTCGGCGGTACCCGCGCCGAGTACCGGACGTATTTTGAGCCGTATTTTGAGTTTGTCTACTTTGATACGGCGCATAACTCCCTACCCGCGCGGGCCGGCCGTGAGCTGTTTATTTGCCTGCAAAAGCAATAA
- the apaG gene encoding Co2+/Mg2+ efflux protein ApaG codes for MPTTTTQGVTVTVTTSYLPDYSSPAQEHFVFAYRIDIRNDSEFTIKLLRRHWYISDASTGVREVEGEGVVGRQPVLEPGEAHQYVSGCNLKSGVGKMRGTYLMERQANGEQFRVNIPEFTLIVPFRMN; via the coding sequence ATGCCAACTACTACTACGCAAGGCGTAACCGTCACGGTTACGACCAGTTACCTGCCCGATTATTCCAGCCCTGCCCAGGAGCACTTCGTATTTGCTTATCGTATCGATATTCGAAATGATAGCGAATTTACAATTAAACTCCTGCGTCGACATTGGTACATTTCCGACGCCAGCACTGGCGTGCGCGAGGTGGAAGGCGAGGGCGTGGTGGGCCGCCAGCCCGTGCTGGAGCCCGGCGAGGCGCACCAGTACGTGAGCGGCTGCAATCTCAAGTCGGGGGTAGGCAAGATGCGCGGCACGTACCTCATGGAGCGCCAGGCCAACGGCGAGCAATTCCGGGTTAATATCCCCGAATTCACGCTCATCGTACCGTTTCGGATGAACTGA
- the kdsA gene encoding 3-deoxy-8-phosphooctulonate synthase, with product MLTSLARALPHFRNTNSGQFFLMAGPCVIEGEDMALRIAERIKHMTDKLQIPYIFKGSYRKANRSRADSFTGIGDETALRILQKVGREIGVPTVTDIHESTEAALAAEFVDVLQIPAFLCRQTELLVAAAKTGKVVNIKKGQFLSGEAMRWAMEKVQSAGNEHVILTERGNSFGYGELVVDFRNLPAMRQFGVPVVMDVTHSLQQPNQASGVTGGQPALIETIAKAAIAVGADGLFIETHPTPATALSDGANMLPLDQLEGLLQRLTRLREAVRPAGDVALNGLDA from the coding sequence ATGCTTACCTCCCTCGCCCGCGCCCTACCCCACTTCCGCAATACCAACTCCGGCCAGTTTTTTCTGATGGCCGGGCCCTGCGTCATTGAGGGCGAAGACATGGCCCTGCGCATCGCCGAGCGCATCAAGCACATGACCGATAAGCTCCAGATTCCCTATATTTTCAAGGGTTCGTACCGCAAGGCCAATCGTTCGCGGGCCGACTCGTTCACGGGCATCGGCGACGAAACGGCGCTGCGCATTCTGCAAAAAGTGGGGCGCGAAATCGGGGTGCCTACCGTCACCGACATTCACGAGTCAACGGAAGCCGCCCTGGCCGCCGAATTTGTGGACGTGCTGCAAATTCCGGCCTTCCTCTGCCGGCAGACCGAGCTGCTAGTAGCCGCCGCCAAAACTGGCAAAGTGGTCAATATCAAGAAAGGTCAGTTTTTGAGCGGCGAGGCCATGCGCTGGGCAATGGAAAAAGTACAGAGCGCAGGCAATGAACACGTTATCCTTACTGAGCGCGGCAACTCGTTCGGCTACGGCGAATTGGTGGTGGACTTCCGCAACCTGCCCGCCATGCGCCAGTTTGGCGTGCCGGTGGTCATGGACGTAACGCACTCCTTGCAGCAGCCCAACCAGGCCAGCGGCGTCACGGGCGGCCAGCCCGCTCTCATCGAAACCATCGCTAAGGCCGCCATCGCCGTGGGGGCCGACGGCCTGTTCATCGAAACTCACCCCACGCCCGCCACCGCCCTCTCCGACGGGGCCAATATGCTACCCCTCGACCAGCTCGAAGGCCTCTTGCAGCGCCTCACCCGCTTGCGCGAAGCCGTGCGGCCCGCCGGCGACGTGGCGCTTAACGGGTTGGATGCGTGA